A region of Methyloversatilis discipulorum DNA encodes the following proteins:
- a CDS encoding 23S rRNA (adenine(2030)-N(6))-methyltransferase RlmJ: MLSYRHAFHAGNPADVLKHFVLVELLQYLNQKDKPYWYIDTHAGAGGYALDSGYAAKNAEYAEGIGKLWAAPDLPAPLGTYVDVVRAFNEGDALRAYPGSPMIARALLREHDRMKLFELHTTDNKLLNAAFADAGRSVRIEKLDGFSNLRSLLPPPPRRALVLIDPPYEMREDYRYAFETLRDAVTRFSTGTYCLWYPQLQRMESRDLPAKLKRMKIDAWLHVSLTTRTPSPDGFGMHGSGLFIVNPPWTLPATLKATMPWLTKTLAADASAKFELDFKIP; encoded by the coding sequence ATGCTCAGCTACCGCCACGCCTTCCACGCCGGCAATCCGGCCGACGTACTGAAGCACTTCGTACTGGTCGAACTGCTTCAGTACCTGAACCAGAAGGACAAGCCCTACTGGTACATCGACACGCACGCCGGCGCCGGCGGCTATGCGCTGGACAGCGGCTACGCGGCAAAGAACGCCGAGTACGCCGAAGGCATCGGCAAGCTGTGGGCCGCGCCCGACCTGCCTGCCCCGCTCGGCACCTATGTCGACGTCGTGCGCGCCTTCAATGAGGGCGATGCGCTGCGCGCCTATCCCGGCTCGCCGATGATTGCGCGCGCTCTGCTGCGCGAGCACGACCGGATGAAGCTGTTCGAGCTGCACACGACCGACAACAAGCTGCTCAACGCCGCCTTCGCCGACGCCGGCCGCAGCGTGCGCATCGAGAAGCTGGACGGCTTCTCCAACCTGCGGTCGCTGCTGCCGCCGCCGCCACGGCGCGCGCTGGTGCTGATCGACCCGCCCTACGAAATGCGCGAGGACTACCGCTACGCCTTCGAAACGCTGCGCGACGCGGTCACCCGCTTCTCGACCGGCACCTACTGCCTGTGGTACCCGCAGCTGCAACGCATGGAGTCGCGCGACCTGCCGGCCAAGCTCAAGCGCATGAAGATAGACGCCTGGCTGCACGTGTCCCTCACCACGCGCACGCCGTCGCCCGACGGTTTCGGCATGCACGGCAGCGGGCTGTTCATCGTCAATCCGCCGTGGACGCTGCCGGCCACGCTGAAGGCGACGATGCCCTGGCTGACGAAAACGCTGGCAGCCGATGCGAGCGCGAAGTTCGAACTCGATTTCAAGATTCCGTAA